The genomic stretch cagtttaaaaacatttttttgcaaCTCTCAGTTGATAGACATGCATCTTGAATAAAGAGCAGGTAGATAAAGATTAGTGAAATTAACAACAGAAGTTCGTTTAAAATGTGtatctacatatatatttaaaagaaaatgaatcCATCAGAATGAGCACAGATTAGTCTAGTATCTCATTACACGAGTGTTCTAGACACATATGCAAATGTACCTTATATAGACATTCCAAGTACGTATTGctgtttaaaaaagtttttttttcaactctcaGTTGATAGACATGCATCTAGAATAAAGAGTAGGAAGATTAAGTTTAATCAAACAGATGCGCAATTATAAACAGGAAGTTCGTTAATTTATAtaaacgtatatatatattttaaaacaaaaagaatacgTCAGATTAAGCATCGATAAGTATAGTATCACTTTACACATGTGATTAgactatatatataaacaaatgcaCTTACCTTCTATAGCTATTCCAATCACGTCTTGctgtttaaaaacatttttttaactctCAGTTTAAAGCCATGCATCTTGAGTAAAGAGCAGGAAGATAGATAAAGTTTAAACAAACCGAGGCGCAATTATCAACAGGAAGTTcgttaatttatgtataaatatgtatttaaaaggAAATGAATCCACGAAAATAAGCACAAATTAGTATAGTATCTCTTCACACGAGTGTTCTAGACTAAATTCAATACAAATACACATTTACCTTATATAGCTTATCCAATTACGACTTACTGTTcagtaaaaacatttttgtacCGAAAATCAGTTGATAGCCATCTTATATGTAGAGCAGGAAGACAAAGTATAGTCAAACCGAGGCGCAATTAACAACAGGAAGTTCGTTaacttatatatacatataaatttaaaagaaaatgaatcCATCAGAATTAGAACAAATTAGTATAGTATCTCTTTACACGAGTGTTCTAAATTAAAACACATACAAATTTACATTTACCTTATATATTTACTCCAATTACGTCttgttgttttaaaacattttttcaactCTCAGATGATAGCCATGCATCTTGAGTGAAGAGCAGAAAGATGAAGTTTAGTCAAACCGAGGCGTCATTTTAAACAGGAAGTTCGTTAATTTGTTtccacatatatatatttaaaagaaaattaatctATTAGAATATGCACTGATTAGTATAGTATCTCTTTACACGAGTGTTCTAgactaaaaaaatacaaatgtacatttaacCTATATAGCTATTCCAATTACGTCTTGTGGTTTAAAAAATTTTTCAACTCTCTGTTGATAGACATGTAATATGAAGAGCAGGAAAATAAAGTTAAGTATTATAAACAGGAAGTTcgttaatttatatatacatataaatttaaaagaaaatgaatcCAACAGAATGAGCACAGATTAGTATAGAATTTTTTACACGAGTGTTCTAGACTAAACCAAATACAAATGTTCAATTACCTTGTATGTTGTATAGCTATTCCGATAACGTcttgctgtttatttttttttttttatatatacatataaatttaaaagaaaatgaatcTATCAGAATGAGCACAGATTAGTATAGCGTCTCATTTGACGAGTGTTCTAGACtaaaacatatacaaatataaatgtaCCTTATATAGCTATTTCAATTACGTCTTGctgtttaaaatcattttttcaactCTCAGTTGATCGCCTTGCACCTTTTGCATGTTATATATAGAGCAGGAAGAAAAGTTGAGTCAAACCGAGGCAACGATATCAGCTTCACATACTTAGACATACTTagaaaaatctatgaaaattaaaTTTACGTGTCATATACTTTGTTTATCATACAAATTATCATACGAATGTACGATTACCAAGAAGAGGTTTAAGTTTAAATTTCCAACTACGTAAAATAAACTAACCGACAGGAAGAACAATGTATTTagttaattttaaatataaattaaatataaagtaATAATACAAATCttaattttcatatattattaGTTATGTGCATTTACGTCACACAATTACTGTTCGTGATCAATCACCTATTTATTCTTTCTAACCATGCTTATTTTATTAGAGTTCATGTTATATTATACAATTGAAGATATTCATGAGTATTTAAACATTGTGTGtgaaaatataacttaaaaataGCTAAGATGCTGATGTTACTTATGTATGAAAAAATGTTAAGGGAATGGAAGGTATCTGGAAAAAATCAGATACTTTTGAATCTTCAAATAGTTACGCAGACCATAAGGGAAAAGTGttatttttaaagatatgaattaaatagaggcgaaagataccaaagggactttTAAACGCTTAattcgaaattaaactgacatgCAAGGCTGTGACTAGGAAAGAAAAAGGCtaacaaacaaatacacaaaacacaaaatagaaaagacTAAACAATATGAAACCTTTTTAAAAGTAGGgattatctcaggtgctccagaaaggTAATCAAATCCTGCTCCACTAATGAATGTGGCACCAATCGTATTGCTCGTGTTAGTACAAATTAGGAGATAAATCTGATACGGTAGGTCAAATTTGGAAAAAAGCGACGGGTTTATAGTTACGACCATCGGAGCATAATTTATAATCTCAAAAGGATGAATGTCATTgttatttcaaaagtttaaacaaaatagttataagttaagtttgactgtccctttggtatctttcgtccctcttttaaggtaagaacaaactcatcatagataccatgattcaaaattttaaattaattttatcttTGGGCCactggttgtaaataaactcatcataaataccaggattgaaatttatcTTTGCGCCGTTTTGCTATAAATAAAGCGAACAAAcgaaaaaataatacataaatgtaaTATGCGATGTATTTTACTAGTTTCAGtctataaattttttaaataaacttaagAATATATAGCGCCTGTATTGGAAAATGTGATACAGAATAATGAATATTTTCGATTATATGAATCGATATAAATCCAAGAAAACTTTACGAATTAAAAGAGTATAAAAATCGAATTTTCCAAAATAAGCCAAACCTTACTAATGCATGTCTTTGTTCGAAAAACTTTTGATACATTGTCTAAATTATTAAAAGCCTAATCCAGACTACAAATGAAATTCGTATTTTTTTAGATTTAGCAAAGGAAAAGAGCGATAGCTCAAATTGTTTATCGGTTGTCATAACAACAATCTTCCTTGTTGACGTGTAaggtttgttttcttgttttcctagctttttacctttttttctaatataataaTAACTAAGATACTTGATAAAGGacattttttgttaatatttcaaTTAGGGAAAGACTATATAGGAGCCAATAGTAAAGTCAAACGACCTATCACAGTGATTCAACTTGCCATATCATAATATACACGATATCAACAGGATATAAGTTCTTTATGTGTACTTTAGAAGTTGCCTATTCATAATAAAATTTGATCAATCCTGTCAGAAAAAACGTTATTAAAGAGATGCAAACAATATCAAAGGGATAATATTCAAACGCATTAGTCGAAAACAAATTGATAATgccatggtaaaacaaaaaacggtgaaaatacaatacacaaagcataacaaagaaaactaaacattgtaaAGACTACGCAAAACGAGCCCcgccaaaaacaaatatttgcctttaaaaataatttttcaatgtTTAAGGAAACGTTAACGTTGCTATAatcttgaaaattaaaataaagagaAACAGTAAACTGTTTCAATGATTCACCGGACAAAATCTACAAATGTTTGAGCATTTGACCGAATTCATCAGTCGACGCCTTATATATGAGTTTGTGTCCTTGCATGATGATTTTTATCCATTATTTTTTGTGTGTATATGCAGTAACTACAGTAGAATGATAGTTCACCAAATTAAGCTCTACACTATGTCAATATGGTCGAAATTACCAGTCACGAGTCGATACTTCAGTTAATGCCCTTTTATAGTTATGATATGTTCCTTGCTGAATTTTAAGTAGAAAGACtaaaactttaaatttgcaaaaatgttaagcaGATTAGTTCAACATGGCTgaaatcataatttattttataaaaagacATAAAAATGGGTTGTTCGTGTTATTGAACTTGACTTATGAATTTATCCGTTCTCCATTGatgattttattgaatttttcccCCATTAAgttatcttttatatttaatgacGTCCTTTGTCTATCTAAGGCATACAGTTATATTATATACCCTTTATTTCCTCTAGATAGGTTGACATTACCGTTAGCAATATTAATTACAGTTTAGTACAATCAGTTTCTATATTCCATTTCAATCTTTAAGTATTTCAATACTTGTATGTAAGATATCCTAAGAAATATATAAAGACCCATTAATCTTTCAATCATCAAACATGAATTCTACTTTGAAAAATTATCAACTTTGTATTTTATCAACAAATTACTTTCCAAACCAAGGCAAGACTTAGATAACTCGCTTGAGTATTAAACCTTCGGACTACTAAAGCAACCAACTACAAATACAAAACTAAACATCatattcttttgaatttttcCAGTGAGAACAACCAATTATGGCGACTAATAAATCACTGTGTGCGATATGTGATCTACGACATCTTACCACATCATCCACACACTGGTGTCCGGAATGTGAAGAAGCACATTGCATTAACTCTGAAGAACACCACAGCCTGTCGAAATCATCCCGAGCTCATCAAGTCATCCCGATATCAGCTAACAACAATTTACCTTTGTTTATCGCCAATATTGACTTATTTTGTAGTTATCACAATGAAAAATACACACAGTACTGTGTAAAGCACGAATGTCCTATTTGTTACAAATGTATCAAGGAACATGGTAACTGCGATGGAGTGACAGTTCTTGAAGATCTTACACTCGAcgtaaaaaaatcagaaatgttCCGAGATATGGAACAAGGCCTAAAGGATATAATGGGTAA from Mytilus edulis chromosome 7, xbMytEdul2.2, whole genome shotgun sequence encodes the following:
- the LOC139483380 gene encoding uncharacterized protein, producing the protein MATNKSLCAICDLRHLTTSSTHWCPECEEAHCINSEEHHSLSKSSRAHQVIPISANNNLPLFIANIDLFCSYHNEKYTQYCVKHECPICYKCIKEHGNCDGVTVLEDLTLDVKKSEMFRDMEQGLKDIMGNISRIREDRESNVKTIRDKKELIISDVTRLKQKINSHLDKIARRFHERTS